The following are encoded in a window of Actinomyces oris genomic DNA:
- a CDS encoding DUF3043 domain-containing protein, with translation MSLFKKRSQTPEPEPVAEPSPKPGGKGRPTPRRKDQQAKNLHPVVPKDRAAAKREARAARDAAWERQNKAMVTGEEKYLPSREKGPIKRYIRDYVDARFNLGEYFMPLIFVLLIISFGFSSLLPHYPLISFYTVLAMNGYLLAAIADAVWCWTRLRRRLTAKFGQEKVKDEGTILFYIMSRCFMLRRWRRPAALVERGQYPS, from the coding sequence GTGAGCCTGTTCAAGAAGCGCAGCCAGACCCCTGAGCCGGAGCCCGTGGCCGAGCCCTCCCCCAAGCCCGGAGGCAAGGGACGCCCCACGCCCCGGCGCAAGGACCAGCAGGCCAAGAACCTGCACCCGGTGGTCCCCAAAGACCGTGCGGCCGCCAAGCGAGAGGCGCGAGCGGCCCGTGACGCCGCTTGGGAGCGTCAGAACAAGGCCATGGTCACCGGTGAGGAGAAGTACCTCCCGTCCAGGGAGAAGGGGCCGATCAAGCGCTACATCCGTGACTACGTCGACGCGCGCTTCAACCTGGGTGAGTACTTCATGCCCCTCATCTTCGTCCTGCTCATCATCTCCTTCGGGTTCAGCAGCCTCCTGCCCCACTACCCGCTCATCAGCTTCTACACAGTGCTGGCGATGAACGGCTACCTGCTGGCGGCGATCGCCGACGCCGTCTGGTGCTGGACGCGCCTGCGCCGCCGCCTGACCGCGAAGTTCGGCCAGGAGAAGGTCAAGGACGAGGGGACGATCCTCTTCTACATCATGTCGCGCTGCTTCATGCTGCGGCGCTGGCGCCGTCCCGCCGCCCTGGTCGAGCGGGGCCAGTACCCGTCCTGA
- a CDS encoding dipeptidase, producing the protein MITVDAVRTAVHTSMPTIVSDLTDLVAIPSVSASSHDQSQVQRSAEAVAALLRDSGLDVEILSVPAPDGTPGRPAVLAHKAGPQGSPHVLLYSHHDVQPVGDPTGWDQADPFTAERRGERLFGRGTADDKAGVITHAHALRILASLADGELPCSVTVFIEGEEEVGSPSFENFLTTHRDRLASDVIVVADSSNWKVGVPSLTTSLRGVVQVDVRLDMLDHALHSGMYGGPVLDAATAMCRLIASCHDEAGDVAVAGLVSQSQADADFPVYPEADFRADAGILDGVELSGTGDLTARLWTKPSLTLIGMDVTPLDLAGNVLTPSCTARLSLRIAPGQDPAAAQEALVAHLEKHVPFGGRLTVTGREAGPAFDGSEVTPASEAAHWALSTAWDTEAVNIGQGGSIPFIATLKETFPDAQVLVTGIEDPDTRAHSENESMHLGELEHIVAAEALLLARLGGAIDS; encoded by the coding sequence ATGATCACTGTTGATGCCGTGCGCACCGCCGTGCACACCTCCATGCCCACCATCGTCTCCGACCTGACGGACCTGGTCGCGATCCCCTCGGTCTCCGCCTCCAGCCACGACCAGTCCCAGGTTCAGCGCTCCGCCGAGGCCGTGGCCGCGCTCCTGCGCGACAGCGGTCTGGATGTCGAGATCCTCTCCGTGCCCGCCCCCGACGGCACCCCCGGCCGGCCCGCCGTCCTGGCCCACAAGGCCGGCCCCCAGGGCAGCCCGCACGTCCTGCTCTACTCCCACCACGACGTCCAGCCCGTCGGCGACCCGACCGGCTGGGACCAGGCCGACCCCTTCACCGCCGAGCGGCGCGGGGAACGGCTGTTCGGACGCGGAACCGCTGACGACAAGGCCGGCGTCATCACCCACGCCCACGCCCTGCGCATCCTGGCCTCCCTGGCCGACGGTGAGCTGCCCTGCTCCGTGACGGTCTTCATCGAGGGCGAGGAGGAGGTCGGCAGCCCCTCCTTCGAGAACTTCCTGACCACTCACCGTGACCGCCTGGCCTCCGACGTCATCGTCGTGGCCGACTCCTCCAACTGGAAGGTCGGCGTCCCGTCCCTGACCACCTCGCTGCGCGGCGTCGTCCAGGTCGATGTTCGTCTCGACATGCTCGACCACGCGCTTCACTCCGGCATGTACGGCGGCCCCGTGCTGGATGCCGCCACCGCCATGTGCCGACTGATCGCCTCCTGCCACGACGAGGCCGGTGACGTCGCCGTGGCAGGGCTGGTCAGCCAGTCCCAGGCCGATGCCGACTTTCCCGTCTACCCGGAGGCCGACTTCCGCGCCGATGCCGGCATCCTCGACGGCGTCGAGCTCTCCGGCACCGGCGACCTCACCGCCCGGCTGTGGACCAAGCCCTCCCTGACGCTCATCGGCATGGACGTCACGCCCCTGGACCTGGCCGGCAACGTCCTGACCCCTTCGTGCACGGCCCGACTCTCGCTGCGCATCGCACCCGGGCAGGACCCGGCCGCAGCCCAGGAGGCCCTGGTCGCCCACCTGGAGAAGCACGTACCCTTCGGGGGCCGCCTGACCGTCACCGGCCGTGAAGCCGGGCCCGCCTTCGACGGCTCCGAGGTCACCCCCGCCTCCGAGGCCGCCCACTGGGCCCTGTCCACCGCCTGGGACACCGAGGCCGTCAACATCGGACAGGGCGGCTCCATCCCCTTCATCGCCACCCTGAAGGAGACCTTCCCCGACGCCCAGGTGCTTGTCACCGGGATCGAGGACCCCGACACCCGGGCCCACAGCGAGAACGAGTCCATGCACCTGGGCGAGCTTGAGCACATCGTGGCCGCCGAAGCCCTTCTTCTGGCCCGCCTGGGCGGCGCCATCGACTCATGA
- a CDS encoding glycerate kinase, whose amino-acid sequence MKVLLAPGGLWPEPAGVPLAGSGPGLAPGRVASCLARGWRAVRPHDALTLLPMADGGPGSAQVIAPDQVVSREVIQGRGPLGQVREVDLVRLVPRAARSGNRHRGEASTWFLDAARLLALPADPDEAAQEALEGSTSGLGEVIGAALSRTGPLDTLLVGMSRSAVHDGGLGAMDALGGLRAAKELLSHRSLGLVLADDIALGGMSGAGAALASISAISPERAQELDRRACARAMEVVSEAQDLDAGAVGPHRPLPVVSALDDVGPSASAHAGDSTGTARLSASTWGTGAGGGSALVLRALGAWARPGARVMAELVSLSEAAYGQDLVVAAWGELYDVLADGVVGVVGQNAASQALPCIVVCGRCAVSRGELAAAGVTNAYGLQESHATEPWDATDFHGLEARLMDLGSRLARTWSR is encoded by the coding sequence ATGAAGGTTCTTCTTGCTCCTGGCGGGCTGTGGCCCGAGCCCGCTGGAGTGCCTCTGGCGGGCTCGGGACCAGGTCTCGCCCCGGGCCGGGTCGCCTCCTGCCTGGCGCGTGGCTGGCGGGCGGTGCGCCCCCATGATGCCCTGACCCTGCTGCCCATGGCGGACGGCGGACCGGGCTCGGCCCAGGTGATCGCCCCCGATCAGGTCGTCTCCCGGGAGGTCATTCAGGGGCGGGGGCCGCTCGGACAGGTCAGAGAGGTCGACCTGGTGCGTCTGGTCCCCAGGGCGGCACGATCCGGGAACCGGCATCGAGGCGAGGCGAGCACCTGGTTCCTGGATGCCGCTCGGCTGTTGGCACTGCCGGCTGATCCCGATGAGGCGGCCCAGGAGGCGCTGGAGGGCAGCACCTCCGGTTTGGGAGAAGTTATCGGTGCAGCCCTGAGCCGTACCGGCCCCTTGGACACGCTCCTGGTGGGGATGTCGCGCTCCGCCGTTCACGACGGGGGCCTGGGAGCCATGGACGCGCTCGGCGGCCTACGAGCAGCCAAGGAGCTGCTGTCGCATCGCAGCCTGGGACTGGTCTTGGCCGACGACATCGCCCTGGGAGGCATGAGTGGTGCCGGGGCGGCCCTGGCGAGCATCAGTGCCATCAGCCCTGAGCGGGCACAGGAGCTGGACCGGCGCGCCTGCGCCCGGGCGATGGAAGTCGTCAGCGAGGCTCAGGATCTCGATGCTGGTGCCGTCGGTCCACACAGGCCACTGCCTGTCGTCTCCGCGCTGGACGACGTCGGACCCTCCGCCTCCGCGCATGCGGGGGACTCCACCGGAACTGCTCGCCTGAGCGCGTCCACCTGGGGAACCGGGGCGGGCGGGGGCAGCGCCCTGGTGCTGCGGGCCCTGGGCGCATGGGCGCGGCCCGGGGCGCGAGTCATGGCTGAGCTCGTCAGTTTGAGCGAGGCCGCCTACGGGCAGGACCTGGTCGTCGCCGCCTGGGGAGAGCTCTACGACGTCCTGGCCGACGGCGTCGTGGGCGTCGTCGGTCAGAACGCCGCATCCCAGGCGCTGCCGTGCATCGTGGTGTGCGGGCGCTGCGCCGTCAGTCGCGGTGAGCTGGCCGCCGCCGGCGTCACCAACGCCTACGGGCTGCAGGAGTCTCATGCCACCGAGCCCTGGGACGCGACTGACTTTCACGGGCTGGAGGCACGGCTGATGGACCTCGGCTCCCGACTGGCCCGTACGTGGTCGCGCTGA
- a CDS encoding LacI family DNA-binding transcriptional regulator encodes MPQRLTLTDIADQAGVSTATVSRVLNGKSNVADSTRRQVLAALDILGYERPESVHQTSRGLMGLIVPELSNPIFPLFAQQIEQLLAPSGHTPLLCTQTPGGISEDEYIEMLVDRGVAGIIFVSGRHADTTGDVTRYQRLRERGVPLVTINGNAPTIKAPGFATDDRRATRMAVDHLIALGHQRVGLAMGPMRMVPAQRKRSGYEDAMSESLPEEPLRIVETLYTYEGGVSAALHLLEQGCTGIVCSSDVMALGVVHGVRQTGRSVPHDVSVIGYDDSPLIPMTDPPLTTVRQPVESICRAAVSTLLAQLNGQRPADTEMLFAPDLIVRDSTAAAPID; translated from the coding sequence ATGCCACAGAGACTCACTCTCACTGACATCGCCGACCAGGCGGGCGTCTCCACCGCAACTGTCTCCCGTGTGCTCAATGGAAAGTCCAACGTGGCGGACTCGACCCGCCGGCAGGTGCTCGCTGCGCTCGACATCTTGGGTTATGAGCGTCCCGAGTCGGTGCACCAGACCTCCCGCGGTCTCATGGGGCTGATCGTGCCCGAGCTGAGCAACCCGATCTTTCCGCTGTTCGCCCAGCAGATCGAGCAGCTCCTGGCCCCCTCCGGGCACACTCCCCTGCTGTGCACCCAGACCCCCGGCGGCATCAGCGAAGACGAGTACATCGAGATGCTCGTGGACCGCGGTGTCGCCGGCATCATCTTCGTCTCCGGACGCCACGCGGACACCACCGGCGATGTCACCCGCTACCAGCGCCTGCGTGAGCGCGGCGTACCGTTGGTGACGATCAACGGCAACGCGCCTACCATCAAGGCACCGGGCTTCGCCACCGATGACCGCCGGGCGACCCGGATGGCGGTCGATCACCTCATCGCCCTGGGGCATCAGCGCGTCGGTCTGGCCATGGGGCCAATGCGCATGGTGCCGGCTCAGCGCAAGCGCTCCGGCTACGAGGACGCCATGAGCGAGAGTCTGCCCGAGGAACCCCTGCGGATCGTGGAGACGCTCTACACCTACGAGGGCGGGGTCAGCGCGGCGCTGCACCTGCTGGAGCAGGGCTGCACCGGCATCGTGTGCTCCTCGGACGTCATGGCCCTGGGAGTGGTCCACGGGGTGCGCCAGACGGGCAGGTCAGTTCCTCATGACGTCTCCGTCATCGGCTACGACGACTCACCGCTCATCCCCATGACCGACCCGCCGCTGACCACGGTGCGCCAGCCCGTGGAGTCCATCTGCCGGGCGGCCGTCTCCACGCTCCTCGCACAGCTCAACGGGCAACGACCGGCCGACACCGAGATGCTCTTCGCCCCAGACCTCATCGTGCGTGACTCAACCGCCGCGGCCCCCATCGACTGA
- a CDS encoding sugar ABC transporter permease, which translates to MSTSSQPVSRSASNSSEDSVVIENHMPFSRWFREIGWRHVVGVIALVFAAFPVLYVISASLNPLGTVASTGLIPTKVSLVNYQNLLSGARGPFLRWYLNTIIICTVVATAQVFLSLLGAYAFSRFRFTGRRGGLLALLLIMMFPAILSMIAIYTMISDIGQVVPFLGLNTLAGYSLALMGGALGQVWLIKGTFDTIPRELDEAAIIDGCTHWQVFRIILLPTLKPIIATTFLLAFVGVISEFLLGSIILTDNSQKTLAVGLYGMLVGDRSNNLGIFAAGAVLTMAPVIALFQYLQRYIVGGSISGAVKG; encoded by the coding sequence ATGAGCACCTCATCGCAGCCCGTGTCCCGGTCCGCATCAAACAGTTCCGAGGACAGCGTCGTCATCGAGAATCACATGCCGTTCTCACGCTGGTTCCGGGAGATCGGCTGGAGACACGTCGTCGGCGTCATTGCCCTGGTCTTCGCAGCCTTCCCCGTCCTCTACGTCATCTCCGCCTCTCTCAACCCCCTGGGCACGGTGGCATCCACCGGGTTGATCCCCACCAAGGTGAGTCTGGTCAACTACCAGAACCTGCTATCCGGGGCACGGGGCCCATTCCTGCGCTGGTACCTCAACACGATCATCATCTGCACAGTGGTGGCAACCGCTCAGGTCTTCCTGTCCCTGCTGGGGGCCTACGCCTTCTCCCGGTTCCGCTTCACTGGACGCCGCGGCGGCCTGCTCGCCCTGCTCCTGATTATGATGTTCCCCGCGATCCTGTCCATGATCGCCATCTACACGATGATCTCCGACATCGGCCAGGTCGTCCCCTTCCTCGGCCTCAACACCCTGGCCGGCTACAGCCTGGCGCTCATGGGCGGAGCACTGGGGCAGGTGTGGCTCATCAAGGGAACCTTCGACACGATTCCCCGTGAGCTCGATGAAGCCGCCATCATCGACGGCTGCACGCACTGGCAGGTCTTCCGCATCATCCTTCTGCCCACGCTCAAGCCGATCATCGCCACCACCTTCCTGCTGGCCTTCGTGGGTGTCATCAGCGAGTTCCTCCTGGGCTCGATCATTCTGACCGACAACTCCCAGAAGACGCTCGCCGTGGGGCTCTACGGCATGCTCGTCGGCGACCGCTCCAACAACCTGGGGATCTTCGCTGCCGGAGCGGTCCTCACCATGGCCCCGGTGATCGCTCTGTTCCAGTACTTGCAGCGCTACATCGTCGGCGGATCGATCTCGGGCGCGGTCAAGGGCTGA
- a CDS encoding ABC transporter permease subunit → MTSASTTPREKTTTIRGLVGRIIVLSLTLVAAIYLVPLLIAYRMWLWLGIVVLTTGAMFLLYSTKRFVPAKYLFPGTFFLTVFLIVPIVLTIQTSFTNFGDGYRGTKEEAIASITNNSMVRTEDSPTYGLSVATDGDVTKGPFSLFLVNPQTKEVLRGSDGKKLEKVDASTVTVDNGVVTKAEGYTILSPRQINTAYEDISAMSVPFTDKTTVKVQGIRTAFEGTKRMVYNKSSDTITNTATGDVYSVKKVGLSEHFVNAEGESLAQSWKQNVGLANYSRLFTEGNLASQFLKAFAWTIIFALGSVLLTFGLGFFLALTLNDDRIKGKKLYRSFLLLPYAVPGFISLLVWSNFYNQDFGLINRMMHLSIPWLSDPTMAKIAVLLTNTWMGFPYMFIVCTGALQSISGDVKEAAKMDGASGMQATWRIVTPLLLVAVAPLLVSTFAFNFNNFNAIQLLTEGGPFPAGEYTRGGTDILISMVYRIAFGRAGSDFGFASAVSVVLFAVTGVLAALQFRATKKLEDVN, encoded by the coding sequence ATGACGTCCGCATCCACCACCCCGAGGGAGAAGACCACGACCATCAGAGGTCTCGTCGGTCGCATCATCGTGCTGTCCCTCACGCTGGTCGCAGCGATCTACCTCGTCCCACTTCTTATCGCCTATCGGATGTGGTTGTGGCTGGGAATCGTCGTCCTGACCACGGGGGCCATGTTCCTGCTGTACTCGACCAAGAGATTCGTGCCCGCCAAGTACCTCTTCCCCGGCACGTTCTTCCTCACCGTCTTCCTCATCGTCCCCATCGTGCTGACCATTCAAACCTCCTTCACCAACTTCGGGGACGGGTATCGCGGGACCAAGGAGGAGGCCATCGCCTCCATCACCAACAACTCCATGGTCCGCACCGAGGACTCTCCCACCTATGGTCTGTCAGTCGCGACCGACGGCGACGTCACCAAGGGCCCCTTCTCACTGTTCCTCGTCAATCCGCAGACCAAGGAGGTGCTGCGGGGAAGTGACGGGAAGAAGCTGGAGAAGGTCGACGCCAGCACCGTCACCGTCGACAACGGCGTGGTGACCAAGGCGGAGGGATACACGATCCTGTCCCCCAGGCAGATCAACACCGCCTACGAGGACATCAGCGCCATGTCGGTTCCCTTCACGGACAAGACCACGGTCAAGGTTCAGGGCATCCGGACCGCTTTCGAGGGAACCAAGCGGATGGTCTACAACAAGTCCTCCGACACCATTACCAACACCGCCACCGGGGACGTCTACTCGGTCAAGAAGGTGGGGCTGTCCGAGCACTTCGTCAACGCCGAGGGAGAGAGCCTGGCCCAGTCCTGGAAGCAGAACGTGGGACTGGCCAACTACTCACGGCTCTTCACTGAGGGCAACCTGGCCTCCCAGTTCCTCAAGGCCTTCGCATGGACCATCATCTTCGCCCTGGGCTCGGTGCTGCTCACCTTCGGCCTCGGTTTCTTCTTGGCGCTGACCCTCAATGATGATCGTATCAAGGGTAAGAAGCTCTACCGCTCCTTCCTCCTGCTGCCCTACGCCGTACCCGGCTTCATCTCGCTGCTCGTGTGGTCGAACTTCTACAACCAGGACTTCGGCCTCATCAATCGGATGATGCACCTCAGTATCCCGTGGCTGTCCGACCCGACCATGGCCAAGATCGCCGTCCTGCTCACCAACACGTGGATGGGCTTCCCCTACATGTTCATCGTGTGCACCGGCGCTCTGCAGTCCATCTCCGGCGATGTCAAGGAGGCGGCCAAGATGGACGGCGCCAGTGGCATGCAGGCCACATGGCGCATCGTCACCCCACTGCTCCTGGTCGCCGTCGCCCCTCTGCTGGTGAGCACCTTCGCCTTCAACTTCAACAACTTCAATGCCATCCAGCTGCTGACCGAGGGTGGGCCCTTCCCGGCCGGGGAGTACACACGCGGCGGAACCGACATCCTCATCTCCATGGTCTACCGCATCGCCTTCGGCCGTGCCGGCTCGGACTTCGGATTCGCCTCGGCCGTCTCCGTGGTCCTGTTCGCCGTCACCGGCGTCCTGGCCGCATTGCAGTTCCGAGCCACCAAGAAGCTCGAAGACGTCAACTGA
- a CDS encoding sugar ABC transporter substrate-binding protein produces the protein MAPTRRSFLTMAALASTVPTLAACSGSRNTAGTAASGGAASQASDASAGGSDADLVIWADQKKADSLKEIAKTWGKQQGISVAVQTVANDLQPNFITANQAGNGPDIVLGAHDWIGNLVQNSAIRPVVLSPEAESNYSDIALKAVTYDGQIYATPYAVECLGLFVNKALTSVTQPASIEEMIEAGKAAGTELVLSQAIDEKGDAYNMEPIYTAAGGYMFGKNPDGSYDPNDLGIGKEGSIKAAEKIRQLGQQGVLRKSVTAANHISLFTDGKAPYLISGPWALADIKKAGIDYQLTHIPGFKDIKDSQASPFVGVNCFYVASNGKNKAFAETFVADAAKDMTFAASMFPTNELPPAQKDLADKLKAEHPDMVTFAELSAKADPMPAIPAMSSVWEPLGRAQANIVGGADPASTMTGVGQTIKASIKGS, from the coding sequence GTGGCACCCACCCGCCGATCCTTCCTGACGATGGCCGCTCTGGCCTCCACCGTGCCAACGTTGGCCGCCTGCTCCGGCTCGCGCAATACTGCGGGTACGGCGGCCTCGGGCGGCGCTGCCTCACAGGCATCTGACGCCTCGGCAGGCGGCTCCGATGCCGATCTGGTCATCTGGGCGGATCAGAAGAAGGCGGACTCCCTCAAGGAGATCGCCAAGACCTGGGGCAAGCAGCAGGGCATCTCGGTGGCGGTCCAGACCGTCGCCAATGACTTGCAGCCCAACTTCATCACCGCCAACCAGGCCGGCAACGGCCCTGACATCGTCCTCGGCGCACACGACTGGATCGGCAACCTGGTGCAGAACAGCGCGATCCGGCCGGTCGTTCTGAGCCCCGAGGCCGAATCCAACTACTCCGACATCGCGCTCAAGGCGGTCACCTACGACGGCCAGATCTACGCAACGCCCTACGCCGTCGAGTGCCTGGGCCTGTTCGTCAACAAGGCACTGACCTCAGTGACCCAGCCGGCCAGCATCGAGGAGATGATCGAGGCCGGCAAGGCGGCCGGAACCGAGCTCGTCCTGTCGCAGGCCATCGACGAGAAGGGCGACGCCTACAACATGGAGCCGATCTACACCGCCGCCGGCGGATACATGTTCGGCAAGAACCCGGACGGCTCCTACGATCCCAATGACCTCGGTATCGGCAAGGAGGGATCCATCAAGGCCGCGGAGAAGATCCGCCAGCTCGGGCAGCAGGGAGTCCTCAGGAAGTCGGTCACGGCCGCCAACCACATTTCCTTGTTCACCGATGGTAAGGCCCCCTACCTCATCTCGGGGCCATGGGCCCTGGCGGACATCAAGAAAGCCGGCATCGACTACCAGCTCACGCACATTCCGGGATTCAAAGACATCAAGGACAGTCAGGCGAGCCCCTTCGTCGGGGTCAACTGCTTCTACGTCGCCTCCAACGGAAAGAACAAGGCCTTCGCCGAGACCTTCGTGGCCGACGCAGCCAAGGACATGACCTTTGCGGCGTCGATGTTCCCCACCAACGAGCTGCCCCCGGCCCAGAAGGACCTCGCGGACAAGCTCAAGGCGGAGCACCCCGACATGGTCACCTTCGCGGAGCTCTCCGCCAAGGCCGACCCCATGCCCGCGATCCCCGCCATGTCCTCAGTGTGGGAACCCCTTGGACGCGCTCAGGCCAACATCGTCGGTGGGGCCGATCCCGCCAGCACCATGACCGGGGTCGGCCAGACCATCAAGGCGTCGATCAAGGGCTCGTAA
- a CDS encoding deoxyguanosinetriphosphate triphosphohydrolase, with protein MSAQKSGSEPVRVDGRAALDLSEGYQAQDVDRFVHEQAKNPQRTPFERDRARVLHSSALRRLGAKTQVLGPGADDFVRTRLTHSLEVAQVGRALGQALGCDPDVVDTACLSHDLGHPPYGHNGEKALDVVARQIGGFEGNAQTFRILTRLEPKTLDAAGRPVGVNLTRASLDAVAKYPWLKGRGPGGPDGRSARKYSSYDDDAEIFAWMRQGAPEGRRCIEAQIMDLSDDVGYSVHDVEDAIALGRLDPACLTDSKEVDGLLEATRAWYGTDLSADTLGAAFERLAGRPYWIRSYNGSVADAAHLKNLTSEIIGRFVSAVAAATRQTYGDGPLTRYEAELVIPEETAAEILLLKGIAVRYVMEPREHEPVYLRQRTLIFDLADVLMTGGGKGIDPVLLDAWHRAENDDARLRVVVDQIASLTDTSARAWHARLCGMFSEV; from the coding sequence ATGTCAGCGCAGAAATCTGGATCCGAACCTGTGCGTGTCGACGGACGGGCCGCACTTGACCTGTCCGAGGGGTACCAGGCGCAGGACGTGGACCGCTTCGTTCACGAGCAGGCGAAGAATCCTCAGCGCACCCCTTTTGAACGCGACCGGGCTCGGGTCCTGCACTCCTCGGCGCTGCGGCGCCTGGGGGCCAAGACCCAGGTGCTGGGGCCCGGCGCTGACGACTTCGTGCGCACCCGGCTCACCCACTCCCTGGAAGTGGCGCAGGTGGGGCGTGCCCTGGGGCAGGCGCTGGGATGCGACCCCGACGTCGTCGATACCGCCTGCCTGTCCCACGACCTGGGTCATCCCCCCTACGGGCACAACGGTGAGAAGGCGCTCGACGTCGTGGCCCGCCAGATCGGGGGCTTCGAAGGCAATGCCCAGACCTTCCGAATCCTCACCCGGCTGGAGCCCAAGACCCTCGACGCAGCCGGGAGGCCGGTCGGCGTCAATCTGACGCGGGCCAGCCTCGACGCCGTCGCGAAGTACCCGTGGCTCAAGGGCAGGGGACCGGGTGGTCCGGACGGGCGCAGCGCGCGTAAGTACTCCTCCTACGACGACGACGCCGAGATCTTCGCCTGGATGCGTCAGGGGGCCCCAGAGGGTAGGCGCTGCATCGAGGCGCAGATCATGGACCTGTCCGACGACGTCGGCTACTCCGTCCACGACGTCGAGGACGCGATCGCCCTGGGGCGCCTGGACCCGGCCTGCCTGACCGACTCCAAGGAGGTTGATGGGCTGCTCGAGGCCACGCGGGCCTGGTACGGCACCGACCTGAGCGCCGACACCCTCGGGGCGGCTTTCGAGAGGCTGGCCGGCCGGCCCTACTGGATCCGCTCCTACAACGGCTCCGTGGCCGACGCAGCGCACCTGAAGAACCTCACCAGCGAGATCATCGGACGCTTCGTCTCCGCTGTCGCCGCCGCCACCCGCCAGACCTACGGCGACGGGCCCTTGACTCGCTACGAGGCCGAGCTCGTCATTCCCGAGGAGACGGCCGCGGAGATCCTCCTCCTCAAGGGCATCGCCGTGCGCTACGTCATGGAGCCCCGTGAGCATGAGCCGGTTTACCTGCGTCAGCGCACCCTCATCTTCGATCTCGCCGACGTCCTCATGACCGGCGGCGGGAAGGGCATTGACCCGGTTCTGCTCGATGCTTGGCACCGGGCCGAGAATGATGATGCGCGCCTGCGGGTGGTGGTCGACCAGATCGCGTCCCTGACGGACACCTCCGCGCGGGCCTGGCACGCCCGGCTGTGCGGCATGTTCTCCGAGGTTTAG